One Molothrus aeneus isolate 106 chromosome 6, BPBGC_Maene_1.0, whole genome shotgun sequence genomic window carries:
- the GOLGA5 gene encoding golgin subfamily A member 5 yields MSWLADLAGKAEDLLNRVDQGAASALSKKDTSSSAVYDKKNLDSANDYSEVHQHTGELKYQTSSKAAYISSAAENIKHQKATILAGTANIKTACRTSSEAASPVENASTPRAASHFVRRKKSEPDDELLFDFLNSSEKEPNGRIDSKKEKSKAPVLQNHSRTSSISSVSTSTQSAKTTEDNSIRSQGNETPDSSDSGLGAQGNDGLKDSSPSTVTSPSLSANDDSKSHELSNLRLENQLLRNEVQSLNQEVASLIQRSKETQEELNKSREKVEKWNVDHSKSDRMVRDLRARVDDLTEAVGAKDSQLAVLKVRLQEADQLLSARTEALEALQSEKSRIIQDHSEGSSLQNQALQTLQERLRDADSALKREQESYKQMQNEFAARLSKVEAERQNLAEGITAAERKYLDEKRRADELQQQVKVTKSHLESAKQELTDYKQKATRILQSKEKLINSLKEGSGIEGLDSNTASTVELEELRHERDTQREEIQKLMGQIQQMRAELQDMETQQVSEAESVREQLQDLQEQISAQKMAKQEAEAELERQKQELRYTEEELYRTKNTLQSRIKDREEEIQKLRNQLTNKTLSSSSQTELENRLHQLTETLIQKQTMLESLSTEKNSLVYQLERLEQQLKAVQGTSANGPSINMAGIDGAEGARLRSVPVLFGDADTGVAGMYGRVRKAASTIDQFSIRLGIFLRRYPIARVFVIIYMALLHLWVMIVLLTYTPEMHHDSPSGR; encoded by the exons ATGTCTTGGCTTGCTGATCTCGCTGGAAAGGCAGAGGATCTACTCAACAGAGTTGATCAAGGAGCTGCATCAGCTCTGAGCAAAAAAGACACCTCGAGCAGTGCAGTTTATGATAAGAAGAACTTGGACTCTGCCAATGACTATTCTGAGGTGCACCAGCATACTGGAGAACTGAAATACCAGACCTCATCCAAAGCAGCCTACATCTCTTCAGCAGCTGAAAATATTAAACACCAAAAGGCCACAATCCTGGCAGGAACAGCAAATATTAAAACAGCATGTAGGACATCCTCAGAGGCAGCTTCTCCAGTAGAAAATGCTtccacacccagagctgcctcacattttgtgagaagaaaaaagtcagAACCTGATGACGAGTTGCTATTTGATTTTCTCAATAGTTCAGAGAAAGAACCTAATGGAAGGATAGActctaaaaaggagaagagCAAGGCACCTGTTCTTCAGAATCACTCTCGGACTTCAAGCATTAGTTCTGTGTCTACCAGTACACAGAGTGCAAAAACTACTGAAGATAATTCCATCAGGAGCCAAGGCAATG AAACTCCAGACAGTTCAGACTCTGGCCTGGGAGCCCAAGGGAATGATGGCCTGAAGGATTCATCACCAAGTACAGTCACCAGCCCCAGCCTTTCAGCCAATGATGATTCCAAATCCCATGAGCTGTCCAACCTTCGCCTGGAGAACCAGCTGCTGCGAAATGAAGTTCAATCTTTAAATCAAGAAGTGGCTTCATTAATACAGAGGTCCAAAGAAACACAAGAAG AATTGAACAAATCCCGGGAGAAGGTGGAGAAGTGGAATGTTGACCATTCCAAGAGTGACAGGATGGTTAGAGACCTTCGGGCTCGAGTGGATGATCTGACAGAAGCTGTTGGTGCCAAAGATtcccagctggctgtgctgaaaGTACGGTTGCAAGAAGCTGATCAGCTCCTAAGTGCTCGGACAGAAGCTTTAGAAGCACTGCAGAGTGAAAAATCACG GATAATACAAGACCACAGTGAAGGAAGCAGTTTACAAAATCAAGCCCTTCAGACTCTTCAGGAGAGGCTGCGTGATGCAGACTCTGCACTCAAGCGAGAGCAAGAAAGTTACAAACAAATGCAG AATGAGTTTGCGGCTCGTCTAAGTAAAGTGGAAGCAGAACGTCAGAACCTGGCAGAAGGGATAACTGCAGCTGAGAGAAAGTATTTAGATGAGAAGAGGCGAGCTGATGAGCTTCAGCAGCAGGTCAAAGTAACTAAAAGCCACCTAGAATCTGCAAAACAGGAGCTGACAGACTATAAACAGAAAGCCACTCGCATTCTCCAA TCTAAAGAAAAGTTGATAAACAGCTTAAAAGAAGGCTCTGGTATTGAAGGCCTGGATAGCAATACAGCAAGCACGGTGGAGCTGGAGGAACTGAGACATGAGCGAGACACTCAGagagaagaaatacaaaaactGATGGGGCAAATACAACagatgagagcagagctgcag GATATGGAGACACAGCAGGTAAGTGAAGCTGAGTCAGTAAGAGAGCAGCTTCAAGACCTACAAGAGCAAATATCAGCACAAAAAATGGCCAAGCAGGAGGCAGAAGCTGAACTAGAACGGCAGAAACAG GAACTTCGTTATACTGAGGAAGAACTGTATCGGACAAAGAATACTTTGCAAAGCAGAATAAaagacagagaggaagaaattcAGAAGCTCAGAAATCAG cTGACGAACAAGACTCTAAGCAGTAGTAGTCAGACAGAATTGGAAAATCGGCTTCACCAGCTGACAGAAACACTAATTCAGAAGCAAACCATGTTAGAGAGCCTGAGCACAGAGAAAAATTCCCTTGTGTATCAACTGGAACGGCTcgagcagcagctgaaggctgTCCAAGGCACAAGTGCCAATGGACCTTCCATTAACATGGCAGGCATTGATGGTGCTGAAG GGGCTCGCCTGcgcagtgtccctgtcctgttcGGCGACGCGGACACCGGCGTGGCAGGAATGTACGGCAGGGTCCGCAAGGCTGCCAGCACCATCGACCAGTTCAG CATTCGGCTGGGAATCTTTCTGAGGCGATACCCCATAGCAAGAGTCTTTGTCATCATTTACATG